A stretch of Aspergillus nidulans FGSC A4 chromosome VI DNA encodes these proteins:
- a CDS encoding metallodipeptidase (transcript_id=CADANIAT00009575) has translation MPLTLRSITTSFTKHQLSLSLSLSYLGGNRLSQYTDTRPKIPQLLSRRSFYGHISDHKMAPQLEPFFKQVDDLSGSFIDRLRKAVAIPSVSAQDENRKDVFKMAEFLASELKALGAEVHQRPLGKQPGKEHLDLPPVVIARYGNDKNKKTILVYGHYDVQPALKEDGWATEPFELTVDDKGRMFGRGSTDDKGPVLGWLNVIDAHKKAGVELPVNLLCCFEGMEEYGSEGLEEFIHSESKGFFKDADAVCISDNYWLGTEKPCLTYGLRGCNYYSVSVSGPAQDLHSGVFGGSAHEPMTDLISVLSKLVDSQGNILIPGIMDLVEPVTEEEKSLYTNISYTMENLHESLGSETGIHPTKERTLMARWRFPSLSIHGIEGAYSAPGAKTVIPAKVIGKFSIRTVPNMESADVNRLVFDYIKSEFSKLNSKNTLDVWLQHDGKWWVASPKHWNFAAASKAVKQVFGVEPDMTREGGSIPITLTFEEATGKNVLLLPMGSSTDAAHSVNEKLDKRNYIEGIKLLGAYLHYVAEEPMGA, from the exons ATGCCCCTCACCCTGCGTAGCATAACGACTTCCTTTACAAAACATCAGTTGTCCCTCTCATTATCGCTATCCTACTTAGGAGGTAACAGGCTATCGCAATATACTGATACTCGTCCGAAGATACCTCAGCTATTGTCCCGCCGCTCATTCTACGGACACATAAGTGACCACAAAATGGCGCCCCAACTCGAACCCTTTTTCAAGCA GGTTGATGACCTGTCTGGCTCGTTCATCGACC GTCTACGCAAGGCTGTGGCGATTCCGTCTGTATCTGCGCAAGACGAGAATAGAAAGGATGTCTTTAAG ATGGCAGAGTTCCTTGCCTCCGAGCTCAAAGCCTTGGGGGCTGAGGTGCACCAGAGGCCACTCGGCAAGCAGCCCGGAAAAGAGCACCTTGACCTACCGCCAGTAGTCATAGCCCGATATGGCAACGATAAAAACAAGAAGACGATTCTAGTGTACGGTCATTACGACGTGCAGCCCGCATTGAAAGAAGACGGCTGGGCTACAGAACCATTTGAGCTCACCGTCGATGACAAGGGAAGAATGTTTGGTCGCGGAAGCACTGATGACAAGGGCCCAGTTTTAGGCTGGCTTAATGTGATTGACGCCCACAAGAAGGCTGGCGTCGAGCTACCTGTCAATCTTCTCTGCTGTTTCGAGGGCATGGAAGAGTATGGCTCTGAAGGCTTGGAGGAATTCATTCATTCCGAGAGCAAGGGATTTTTTAAAGACGCAGATGCTGTGTGCATCTCGGACAACTACTGGCTGGGGACCGAAAAGCCTTGTTTGACCTATGGGCTACGAGGATGCAACTATTACTCTGTCAGTGTCTCGGGCCCTGCTCAAGATCTCCATAGCGGCGTCTTTGGTGGCTCTGCTCATGAGCCAATGACGGACCTTATTAGCGTATTATCCAAACTCGTGGACTCTCAAGGCAATATTCTGATTCCTGGCATCATGGATCTTGTCGAGCCGGtcacggaagaagagaagtcTCTATACACCAACATAAGCTACACGATGGAAAATCTTCATGAGTCCTTGGGCAGTGAAACTGGAATTCATCCGACCAAAGAAAGGACTCTCATGGCTCGGTGGAGGTTCCCATCCTTGTCTATTCATGGCATCGAAGGAGCATACTCGGCTCCAGGAGCCAAAACTGTTATTCCAGCAAAGGTCATTGGCAAGTTCTCCATTAGGACTGTTCCCAACATGGAGAGTGCGGATGTAAACAGGCTTGTGTTTGATTATATCAAGTCCGAGTTCTCTAAGCTGAACAGCAAGAACACGTTGGATGTTTGGTTACAGCATGACGGCAAATGGTGGGTAGCCAGCCCTAAGCATTGGAACTTTGCGGCTGCCAGCAAAGCTGTGAAGCAAGTGTTTGGTGTAGAGCCAGACATGACCCGAGAGGGTGGAAG TATACCCATCACATTGACTTTTGAGGAGGCGACCGGCAAGAATGTTTTGCTGTTACCAATGGGAAGCTCAACCGATGCCGCACATTCTGTCAACGAAAAACTGGACAAGAGGAATTATATTGAAGGGATCAAGCTACTTGGTGCTTATCTGCATTACGTCGCAGAAGAGCCTATGGGGGCTTAG
- a CDS encoding putative mitochondrial tricarboxylate transporter (Ctp) (transcript_id=CADANIAT00009572) — protein sequence MTYQSQIVSEARIQTRSSTSRSSQQTVFNRHISHGPSSLRSILAGSTAGAIEIVAKTRSQLNRRLPDSKKLPWPPFGKQWYAGCTTLIIGNSLKAGIRFVAFDTFKSMLQDQDGKISGPRTVIAGFGAGFTESLLAVTPFESIKTQLIDDRKSANPRMRGFFHGSGVIFRERGIHGFFQGFVPTTARQAANSATRFSSYTMLKQMAEGYVAPGEKLGTASTFALGGMAGLITVYVTQPLDTVKTRMQSLEASKNYKNSFVCAARIFKDEGILTFWSGAVPRLARLIMSGGIVFTMYEKSMDILDSIDPEGRYI from the exons ATGACCTATCAGAGCCAAATAGTATCCGAGGCTCGGATTCAGACTCGCTCCTCCACATCCCGGAGCAGCCAACAGACCGTTTTCAACCGCCATATCAGCCA CGGC CCCAGCAGCTTAAGATCCATTCTTGCGGGCTCTACAGCTGGCGCAATTGAGATTG TTGCGAAGACTCGATCGCAGCTCAATCGCAGGCTACCCGACTCGAAGAAGCTCCCATGGCCGCCTTTTGGAAAACAATGGTACGCCGGTTGTACAACATTGATTATTGGAAATTCTTTAAAAGCTGGAATTC GATTCGTCGCGTTCGATACATTTAAGTCGATGCTGCAGGATCAGGATGGAAAGATATCAGGCCCGAGAACTGTCATAGCTGGCTTTGGGGCTGGATTCACCGAATCTCTGCTGGCTGTAACTCCCTTCGAAAGCATAAAGACACAATT GATTGATGACCGTAAATCCGCCAACCCACGTATGCGCGGATTTTTCCACGGTAGCGGTGTGATCTTCCGAGAGCGAGGTATTCATGGCTTTTTCCAGGGATTCGTTCCGACTACGGCTAGACAGGCCGCGAATTCAGCGACGCGGTTTTCGAGCTACACcatgctgaagcagatggcAGAGGGTTATGTTGCACCCGGTGAAAAGCTAGGGACTGCAAGCACGTTTGCCCTTGGGGGCATGGCAGGCTTAATTACTGT ATACGTGACGCAACCCCTTGACACCGTGAAGACTAG GATGCAATCGCTTGAGGCAAGCAAGAACTACAAAAACAGCTTCGTCTGTGCCGCGCGAATTTTCAAGGACGAAGGTATCCTGACCTTTTGGTCCGGGGCTGTTCCGAGACTCGCAAGGTTGATTATGAGCGGCGGCATAGTATTCACAAT GTACGAGAAGTCTATGGACATCCTCGACTCCATAGATCCGGAAGGAAGGTATATCTGA
- the dhh1 gene encoding DExD/H-box ATP-dependent RNA helicase DHH1 (transcript_id=CADANIAT00009573), giving the protein MADSVATQLNTNPKWKEQLKLPAKDGRPQTEDVTATKGLEFEDFYIKRELMMGIFEAGFEKPSPIQEETIPVALTGRDILARAKNGTGKTAAFVIPTLERINPKSTKTQALILVPTRELALQTSHVCKTLGKHLGINVMVTTGGTGLMDDIIRLNDAVHILVGTPGRVLDLASKGVADLSECPTFVMDEADKLLSPEFTPVIEQLLSFHPKDRQVMLFSATFPMIVKSFKDRHMRNPYEINLMDELTLRGITQYYAFVEEKQKVHCLNTLFSKLQINQSIIFCNSTNRVELLAKKITELGYSCFYSHARMLQQHRNRVFHDFRNGVCRNLVCSDLLTRGIDIQAVNVVINFDFPKNAETYLHRIGRSGRFGHLGLAINLINWDDRFNLYKIEQELGTEIQPIPQNIDKKLYVYDSPDTIPRPISNPPQQSQGATAASNPSDRRHNHHTNGGHYQSKGRGPYRGGRGQGQRRNMQNDGTKFNAAQGQTGGKAQPPAQVS; this is encoded by the exons ATGGCCGATTCTGTCGCGACGCAGCTTAACACAA ATCCAAAGTGGAAGGAACAACTAAAGCTCCCAGCAAAAGATGGCAGACCGCAGACGGAG GACGTTACCGCTACCAAAGGCCTAGAATTCGAAGACTTCTATATCAAGCGAGAGTTAATGATGGGAATTTTCGAGGCTGGGTTCGAAAAGCCATCGCCCATCCAAGAGGAAACGATCCCGGTAGCCCTTACCGGGAGGGATATCCTCGCCAGAGCAAAGAATGGCACAGGCAAAACAGCTGCTTTCGTCATTCCTACACTCGAGCGCATCAATCCCAAAAGCACTAAAACACAGGCGCTTATCCTCGTCCCAACACGAGAACTCGCACTACAAACTTCTCACGTCTGCAAAACCCTCGGGAAACACCTCGGGATCAACGTCATGGTAACTACCGGAGGTACCGGACTGATGGACGATATTATCAGACTCAATGATGCTGTCCACATCCTTGTGGGAACGCCAGGCAGAGTCCTCGACCTAGCCAGTAAGGGTGTTGCGGACTTGTCTGAATGCCCTACCTTCGTGATGGACGAGGCGGACAAGTTGCTTTCTCCCGAATTCACCCCTGTCATTGAACAACTTCTCTCATTTCACCCTAAAGACCGGCAAGTCATGCTCTTCAGTGCTACGTTCCCAATGATTGTCAAGTCCTTCAAG GATAGACACATGCGCAACCCCTACGAGATTAATCTAATGGACGAACTCACCCTTCGCGGTATCACACAATATTATGCATTTGTGGAAGAGAAACAGAAAGTTCACTGTCTCAATACACTTTTCTCAAAATTACAGATCAACCAGTCCATTATTTTCTGCAATTCAACAAATCGAGTGGAACTTCTGGCGAAAAAGATTACAGAGCTCGGCTATTCGTGTTTCTATTCACATGCCCGAATGCTGCAACAACATCGCAATCGCGTGTTCCACGATTTCCGGAATGGCGTTTGCCGCAATTTAGTGTGCTCCGACTTGCTAACCCGAGGTATCGACATTCAAGCTGTCAACGTGGTTATCAACTTTGACTTTCCCAAAAATGCCGAAACCTACCTACATCGCATTGGTCGGTCCGGTCGTTTTGGACATCTGGGTTTAGCAATCAACCTtattaattgggatgatcGCTTCAACCTGTATAAGATTGAGCAGGAATTAGGAACCGAGATACAACCAATTCCGCAGAATATCGATAAGAAGCTTTATGTGTACGATTCTCCCGACACCATTCCTCGGCCAATCTCGAATCCGCCTCAACAATCCCAGGGTGCCACTGCAGCATCAAACCCCAGTGACCGCCGTCATAATCACCACACGAACGGGGGACATTATCAGTCCAAGGGACGAGGTCCATACCGAGGTGGACGTGGACAAGGCCAGCGTCGCAACATGCAAAATGATGGGACTAAATTCAACGCCGCGCAAGGACAAACCGGCGGGAAGGCTCAACCCCCGGCTCAGGTTTCGTAA
- a CDS encoding mitochondrial 54S ribosomal protein mL58 (transcript_id=CADANIAT00009576) gives MATFVSVSRRPIMGLPFFLSPCEPVSLELRRNQSSYRRTKQRLRVKPDASFGFPSDQTQSHIIYNPPSSSPSVYHTPTKFLPANDARRTLRAETPANTSTVEELPSVFKFEAEKKYHLTPSDITEIRKLRLNDPMTWSRGKLAKRFDCSPLFIAQVCQASPQKKEIQKQVLQAVQSRWGAKRRMAREDRKLRKETWGRDE, from the coding sequence ATGGCGACATTCGTTTCAGTTTCCAGAAGGCCCATCATGGGattgcctttttttttatctcCATGCGAGCCTGTCTCACTGGAGTTGCGGCGGAATCAGTCTTCTTACAGGCGCACTAAACAACGCCTACGAGTCAAACCGGATGCCTCCTTCGGTTTTCCTTCGGATCAAACCCAAAGTCATATCATCTACAACCCGCCATCGAGTTCACCCTCTGTGTATCATACCCCGACAAAATTCCTTCCCGCCAACGACGCCCGAAGGACCCTTCGCGCCGAAACCCCTGCCAATACCTCTACCGTTGAGGAACTGCCCTCTGTGTTCAAATTCGAAGCCGAAAAAAAGTATCATTTGACCCCATCAGATATTACTGAAATCCGCAAACTCCGATTAAACGACCCAATGACTTGGAGTCGAGGCAAATTAGCGAAACGCTTTGACTGTTCTCCGCTATTTATCGCCCAAGTATGTCAGGCGAGCCcacagaagaaggagatccaAAAACAGGTTTTACAAGCCGTACAGTCAAGATGGGGTGCGAAGCGTCGGATGGCAAGAGAGGACCGCAAGTTGCGGAAAGAGACCTGGGGTCGGGACGAGTGA
- a CDS encoding DNA repair protein SMC6 (transcript_id=CADANIAT00009574) encodes MSNQKRSQESQDFSDTDHEDTSSDRSSLSLQTRKRPRVSDFAEFHRSDHSLAFSDIGGDTARATTSSTVDLEQDEEELELLATQIIQEKYSFGSDEPNAPSEHGILERVECYNFMCHDHFQVELGPLINFIVGKNGSGKSAVLTAITLCLGGKASTTNRGQSLKSFIKEGKESATIIVRIKNQGDGAYLPDDLGKSIIVERHFSKSGASSFKIKADNGRIFSTKRTELDAIIDHFTLQFENPMNVLSQDMARQFLSSSSPAEKYKFFVKGVQLEQLDQDYRLIEEYGDQIEEKIKSKQQDVSVLKNRRDAAERKLEMSDQQENLRERQRKLRRQAAWAQVEEQERIRDSLIAEISSLDSKISEVEAEVARCDAAIREVEAEAITAAQYCREASAKVDNAQNERNDIEARWNEALNERHELQAEQRRIREHVREANARIQQLQHQVDEETRRLADLHGGGYSRKLDELERAKQDAMEVRKQIDELEQNASQLSDDIRAAESQEKAAYQPVAQARRDLEEANSLLHNLNREGSGRNSGFPERMSALLKAIQQNRSFTETPVGPIGNFVTLLKPEWSSILESSFGATLNGFIVTSKRDQSILSEIMHRVNCPTPIFIGSGGSINTSQHEPDQQFNTVLRVLQFDNELVRRQLVINHGIEQNLLIENLEEASSVLFDGERPRNAKRCFCINKSDRRRGILLSYSRNGEPSQAPVSVYSGSPRMKSDRDSQIRVQREAVANLRQVLNAREEELRSAQSHLTRCRQAFERNERKKNFLVIESQRKDDRIEELEESLQKEGSQDGDLEILQASLREAQEEKLTHEGSLDDAANAMTEMMQNLKRIKKELATKDAEIARLKDELRVAESEQYLIADKRRKRIGEKNAAVELVDDTNRRRARMKQKRDSADADVLEYISKASVISERVEIDEGETPATLDRKLERVTRDMVTYSRELGGSREEIRAEADTAIKAHQQALKQVEEFGMLLEVLKASLNHRKERWRAFRSHISSRAKAQFTYLLSERSFRGRLLADHENKTLDLQVEPDITKDSSEGRGARTLSGGEKSFSQVCLLLALWEAMGSPIRCLDEFDVYMDHINRKMAIDMLMYAARRSVGRQFILITPGSRAEISLAPDVMVKELAEPERGQAILSFRH; translated from the exons ATGTCAAACCAAAAGCGCTCACAGGAGTCTCAAGACTTTTCTGATACGGATCACGAAGACACCTCATCGGATcgttcctctctttctcttcaaacG AGAAAACGGCCCCGTGTTTCCGATTTTGCCGAGTTTCATCGATCAGACCATAGTCTCGCATTCAGTGATATTGGCGGAGATACCGCAAGAGCAACCACATCATCTACCGTTGATCTGGAgcaggacgaagaagagctggagttgcTCGCGACACAAATCATCCAAGAGAAGTATTCTTTCGGCAGTGATGAACCCAATGCGCCTTCGGAACATGGAATCCTTGAGCGAGTTGAATGTTATAACTTTATGTGTCATGACCACTTCCAAGTGGAGCTCGGTCCTTTGATCAACTTCATCGTGGGGAAGAATGGCAGCGGCAAGAGTGCGGTCTTGACAGCTATAACACTATGTTTGGGTGGGAAAGCGTCAACCACTAATCGAGGCCAGAGTCTCAAAAGCTTTATTAAGGAAGGTAAAGA ATCCGCTACTATCATTGTGCGGATTAAAAATCAAGGCGACGGGGCCTACCTGCCTGACGATCTTGGAAAGTCAATCATAGTGGAGCGTCATTTTTCTAAAAGTGGCGCGAGCAGCTTCAAGATAAAAGCAGATAATGGGCGCATCTTCTCCACCAAGAGGACTGAACTTGATGCTATTATTGACCACTTCACTTTGCAATTTGAGAACCCGATGAATGTTCTGTCGCAAGATATGGCTCGCCAATTTCTTAGTTCGTCCAGCCCCGCTGAAAAGTACAAGTTCTTTGTGAAAGGTGTTCAGCTAGAACAACTTGATCAGGATTACCGGCTAATAGAAGAGTACGGTGACCAAATCGAGGAGAAAATCAAAAGCAAACAACAAGACGTCTCAGTCCTAAAGAATCGCCGGGATGCAGCTGAAAGAAAACTGGAGATGTCCGACCAGCAGGAAAACCTCCGGGAGCGGCAGAGAAAACTACGAAGACAAGCAGCCTGGGCTCAAGTAGAGGAGCAAGAAAGG ATTAGGGACTCTTTGATAGCGGAAATTTCTAGCTTGGACAGCAAGATATCCGAGGTTGAGGCCGAAGTTGCGAGATGTGATGCCGCGATTCGAGAGGTGGAGGCAGAAGCTATTACTGCAGCCCAATACTGCAGAGAGGCGTCTGCTAAGGTTGACAATGCCCAAAATGAGAGGAACGACATCGAAGCCAGGTGGAACGAAGCTCTGAATGAACGGCATGAGCTTCAG GCTGAGCAACGTCGAATAAGAGAACATGTAAGAGAAGCAAATGCAAGGATTCAGCAACTGCAACATCAGGTCGATGAAGAGACACGGCGGCTGGCTGACCTCCATGGTGGCGGCTATTCAAGGAAGTTGGATGAACTTGAGCGAGCTAAACAAGATGCCATGGAAGTCCGGAAGCAGATTGATGAACTCGAGCAGAATGCATCTCAACTTAGTGACGATATAAGAGCGGCCGAGAGTCAGGAAAAGGCAGCGTATCAGCCCGTTGCCCAAGCTAGACGTGATCTTGAGGAAGCAAACAGCCTACTACATAATCTTAACAGGGAAGGTAGTGGCAGAAATTCAGGGTTTCCTGAAAGGATGTCAGCTCTTCTTAAAGCAATTCAGCAAAACCGATCGTTCACTGAGACACCTGTTGGACCTATTGGAAACTTCGTGACTCTGCTCAAACCAGAGTGGTCATCTATTCTAGAAAGTTCATTTGGGGCAACGTTGAATGGATTCATTGTCACCTCGAAACGCGATCAAAGTATCCTATCCGAAATCATGCACCGAGTCAACTG TCCGACGCCAATTTTCATTGGCAGCGGTGGTAGTATAAATACTTCCCAGCACGAGCCAGATCAACAATTCAATACGGTTTTACGAGTTCTTCAG TTTGATAACGAGTTAGTTCGTCGACAATTGGTTATCAACCACGGTATAGAGCAGAACCTTCTTATCGAGAATCTCGAAGAGGCGTCGTCTGTGCTATTTGACGGTGAAAGGCCGAGAAACGCTAAACGGTGCTTTTGTATCAACAAAAGCGACAGACGTCGAGGTATTCTTCTTTCCTACAGTAGAAATGGGGAGCCAAGTCAGGCCCCTGTGTCAGTTTATTCTGGTAGCCCAAGGATGAAATCGGATCGGGATTCGCAAATCAG GGTGCAACGCGAGGCGGTAGCGAATCTCAGACAAGTTCTAAAcgctcgagaagaagaactgcGCTCTGCCCAGTCTCACCTCACACGCTGTAGGCAGGCTTTCGAACGGAacgaaaggaagaaaaattTTCTTGTCATTGAAAGCCAGAGAAAGGATGACCGTATTGAAGAGCTAGAAGAATCCCTTCAGAAAGAGGGTAGTCAGGACGGAGATCTTGAAATACTTCAAGCGTCTCtgcgagaagctcaagaggAAAAGCTTACGCATGAGGGTTCTCTCGACGATGCTGCGAACGCCATGACAGAGATGATGCAAAACTTGAAAAGGATCAAGAAAGAACTGGCGACTAAGGATGCTGAGATTGCTCGGTTGAAAGATGAGCTCAGAGTCGCTGAGAGTGAGCAATACTTGATCGCCGACAAGCGACGCAAAAGGATTGGCGAGAAAAATGCAGCTGTCGAGCTGGTTGACGACACTAATCGACGCAGAGCTCGTATGAAACAAAAAAGGGATagtgctgatgctgatgtaCTTGAGTATATTTCGAAGGCCAGCGTAATATCCGAGCGTGTTGAGATCGATGAAGGTGAAACTCCAGCCACCTTAGACCGCAAACTCGAGAGAGTCACACGAGATATGGTAACTTATAGTCGAGA GCTAGGTGGCAGTCGAGAAGAAATCCGCGCGGAAGCGGACACGGCCATCAAGGCTCATCAGCAGGCTCTGAAACAGGTGGAAGAATTTGGGATGCTTCTTGAA GTTCTCAAAGCTAGTCTCAATCATCGTAAGGAGCGCTGGCGTGCTTTTAGATCACATATCTCCTCTCGTGCCAAAGCACAATTCACTTATCTTTTGAGTGAAAGAAGCTTCCGCGGGCGACTCTTGGCCGATCATGAGAACAAAACTTTAGACTTGCAG GTTGAACCGGACATTACTAAGGATAGCAGCGAAGGACGTGGCGCGAGAACCCTTTCCGGAGGGGAGAAATCATTCTCGCAAGTCTGCCTTTTACTGGCGCTCTGGGAAGCCATGGGATCACCAATTCGCTGTTTAGATGAATT TGATGTTTACATGGACCATATAAACAGAAAGATGGCGATCGATATGCTC ATGTATGCCGCCAGACGGTCTGTCGGTCGCCAATTCATACTCATCACGCCTGGCTCAAGAGCTGAGATTAGTCTAGCGCCTGATGTCATGGTGAAAGA GTTAGCAGAACCAGAACGGGGACAAGCAATACTGTCTTTTAGGCATTAG